The nucleotide sequence CCAATTCACCATAAACAAGATAAAAACAAGCAAGAAGAGTTTAAAAAATACTTCAATAAAATAGTCAATTCCCACCCTGAAAAGGAGGTATTTTTTTGATGAATCACGATTTGGAACTCATTCAAAAATCGGACACGGATGGTTTAAAAAAGGGGTCAGAACACAGGTTAAAATGAAAATTGGTAGACAAAATTTCTATATCTACAGTGCGTTAAATCCAAGAAGTGGTAAGAAAATTAGCCTACTTGCTCCATATGTAAACACTGATTGTATGAATATATTTCTGGAGCAGATGTCGAAAGATTTAGGCACGAAAGAAGCCTTTCTTGTAATGGATTGTGCAAGTTGGCATAGATCAAAAAGTTTGAAAATTCAGGAAAACATTACCATCATATACTTGCCTCCTTATTCACCGGAACTGAATCCTGTTGAAAGGTTGTGGCAATATATCAAATACAATACTTTACGCAATAGTATCTACGATACCATAGGTTTACTTGAAGATGTTTTGTGTAATTTTATTGTCAATATTTCCAGTACTACTATTAAACGAGTTTGTAATGTTTCTTATTTGTTCGGTCAGTAATGGATTTTGGTATGACCCC is from Wolbachia endosymbiont (group B) of Hofmannophila pseudospretella and encodes:
- a CDS encoding IS630 family transposase (programmed frameshift) — protein: MALRSKLLDEKVVNLAKEMLKKVRNNAYVSKKLQAVIAGKESSISAVARICKISRTALTEWIKHLKFGRVERLFSPSQRRRKSKLNKNQREQIEIWVERNPNITIKEVQIKISEEFGLNISKSTVHREIQRMKFSYITPRPIHHKQDKNKQEEFKKYFNKIVNSHPEKEVFFDESRFGTHSKIGHGWFKKGVRTQVKMKIGRQNFYIYSALNPRSGKKISLLAPYVNTDCMNIFLEQMSKDLGTKEAFLVMDCASWHRSKSLKIQENITIIYLPPYSPELNPVERLWQYIKYNTLRNSIYDTIGLLEDVLCNFIVNISSTTIKRVCNVSYLFGQ